Proteins encoded by one window of Salicibibacter halophilus:
- the mutL gene encoding DNA mismatch repair endonuclease MutL, translating to MSAIVTLEETLSNKIAAGEVVERPASVVKELVENALDAGSTRIDIDLQDGGLSRIHVLDNGGGIAPEDAELAFLRHATSKIKNEDDLHHIQTLGFRGEALPSIASVSKLTLETAQNQEAGIHLRYQGGRLIARAKSKARQGTSVLVEELFFNTPARLKYMKTVNTELGNATDIVNRVALARPDVSFRLIHNERQVLFTNGNGDRRAVLYAIYGKQVAKNMLTATRNSQDFEISGFMAKPEINRASRHYMSVFINGRYIKHFPLLKAIEKAYQTLLPIHRYPIAAVAITMNPALVDVNVHPSKWDVRISKEETLLLEVTEMIRECLQQETLIPEQTERSLHRPVPEKPREEVRELPLTFANKPEQYTPTSSSVTGQNIEQNKKESVLNAEEEHLTVEKNKPHPPHSDVVAQEEGREEEEQVHEGSDTEAEWQRVPVLYPIGQLHGTYILAQNDQGLYLIDQHAAQERIHYEYYRDKLGDPEQMSQSLLVPFTMTFTPQEAARIEELGTSLGEMGIHMEAFGVHTYRVRAHPTWIPKGMEEETIQELIAQLLSLKKPDIPELREEAAALTSCKAAIKANRHLRSDEMFALLEEMRACKNPFTCPHGRPIYVHITSYELEKMFKRVM from the coding sequence ATGAGTGCCATTGTCACGTTAGAAGAAACACTTTCCAATAAAATCGCTGCCGGAGAAGTCGTTGAGCGCCCGGCCTCTGTCGTGAAAGAGCTGGTGGAGAATGCATTGGATGCAGGGAGCACTCGAATCGATATTGACTTGCAAGATGGCGGCCTGTCCCGTATCCATGTTCTGGATAACGGCGGTGGCATTGCCCCCGAAGATGCAGAACTAGCGTTTTTGCGACATGCTACGAGTAAAATTAAAAATGAAGACGACCTTCATCATATTCAAACGCTTGGTTTTCGCGGGGAGGCCCTTCCGAGCATCGCTTCGGTCTCCAAGCTGACGTTGGAGACCGCCCAAAACCAGGAAGCAGGCATCCATCTGCGTTATCAGGGAGGGCGGTTGATCGCCCGTGCGAAAAGCAAAGCGCGCCAAGGTACCTCGGTTCTCGTCGAAGAACTTTTTTTCAATACGCCTGCTCGTCTAAAGTACATGAAAACCGTTAATACAGAACTAGGAAATGCTACCGATATCGTGAACCGAGTGGCTTTGGCGCGCCCGGATGTTTCTTTTCGCTTGATCCACAACGAGCGGCAAGTGCTGTTTACAAACGGAAATGGGGACCGACGCGCCGTTTTGTATGCCATTTATGGCAAACAAGTGGCAAAAAACATGCTGACGGCGACGAGAAACTCCCAGGATTTTGAGATATCCGGCTTTATGGCAAAGCCAGAAATAAACCGTGCAAGCCGCCATTATATGAGTGTTTTTATTAACGGACGGTACATTAAACATTTTCCATTGTTGAAAGCGATTGAAAAAGCGTACCAAACGTTGCTCCCCATCCATCGCTATCCAATCGCTGCCGTTGCGATTACGATGAACCCAGCCTTGGTGGATGTCAATGTGCATCCATCAAAATGGGACGTGCGTATCAGTAAAGAAGAAACGTTACTGTTGGAAGTCACTGAAATGATCCGGGAATGTTTGCAGCAAGAGACGCTTATTCCGGAACAAACCGAGCGCTCGCTCCATCGTCCCGTTCCCGAAAAACCTCGGGAAGAAGTGAGGGAACTGCCGCTTACCTTTGCCAACAAGCCAGAACAGTATACACCAACATCCTCCAGCGTAACCGGACAAAATATCGAGCAAAATAAAAAGGAAAGCGTTCTGAACGCGGAGGAAGAACATCTGACCGTTGAAAAAAATAAGCCTCATCCACCCCATTCAGACGTTGTTGCACAAGAAGAGGGGCGTGAAGAAGAGGAGCAAGTTCACGAGGGCTCAGATACGGAAGCGGAATGGCAACGAGTACCGGTTTTGTATCCCATCGGCCAGTTGCATGGCACGTATATATTGGCGCAAAACGATCAAGGGCTTTATTTGATTGACCAACACGCCGCTCAAGAACGGATTCACTATGAATATTATCGGGATAAGCTTGGCGATCCGGAACAAATGAGCCAATCGCTGCTCGTTCCTTTTACGATGACGTTTACACCCCAGGAAGCGGCGCGCATCGAAGAGTTGGGGACGAGCCTCGGGGAAATGGGGATTCATATGGAAGCCTTCGGTGTGCACACGTACCGTGTCCGCGCCCATCCCACTTGGATCCCCAAAGGGATGGAAGAGGAGACGATCCAGGAACTGATAGCTCAATTGCTCTCCTTAAAAAAACCGGATATTCCGGAGTTGCGTGAAGAAGCGGCCGCTTTAACGTCCTGTAAAGCAGCGATTAAAGCCAACCGGCATTTGCGCTCCGATGAAATGTTCGCGCTGCTTGAAGAAATGCGGGCATGCAAGAACCCGTTTACGTGTCCGCATGGACGCCCGATATATGTCCACATTACGAGCTATGAGCTTGAAAAAATGTTCAAACGGGTGATGTGA
- the mutS gene encoding DNA mismatch repair protein MutS gives MSKITPMMQQYYEVKEQYTDAFLFFRLGDFYELFFDDAELAARELEITLTRRGKGEDAAPMCGVPYHSSENYIARLIDKGYKVAICEQVEDPQTAKGVVKREVIRVVTPGTIMEERAVTADANHYIAALSGTDHERLAYVRTDLTTGETDGGIIGSEVTDIEKALLVDGLREVIFPRGELPPAWEKWIKTAALTISYEENEAMPDAYAHLYDGSDPSVRAAFGRVLHYLARTQKRSLAHLQPLATIESQEFLQMDLHTRRNLELTTSLRERKKKGSLYELLDETKTAMGSRLLHRFLERPLANKMEVERRQTLVHQLVDDMLTRAQLQDQLRNVYDLERLAGRVAYGNVNARELVQLRTSLQQVPDIVELLPALGEEGVRLTEDVDICEALRTRLEAALVDDPPNAIREGGMIRRGFHEELDEYREASENGKTWLSNLEHQEREATGIKNLKVGYNRVFGYYIEVSRAQLPHVPDHFERKQTLTNAERFITPELKEMENRILEAEEKMEQLEFDLFKGLREETSAYIPHLQQLARMIAYVDCLQSFAQVSEERRFTRPRFSEQRTMSLINSRHPVVETTLDRGAYVANDVHMDERREQLLITGPNMAGKSTYMRQIAILSVMAQIGCFVPADEATLPLFDKIFTRIGAADDLVSGQSTFMVEMLETKHALKEATPDSLILLDEIGRGTSTYDGMALARSIVEYIHEHIGAKTLFSTHYHELTILEEQLETLWNVHVRAEEEAGEVIFLHKVEEGRADKSYGIHVAQLAHLPDTVIERARTLLAEYENGQVPRENANDIHEQVPLFTYEEEKKPARSVDEKETSEVTKVSEQIRDMDILNMTPLEAMQAISEWQKQLRSKT, from the coding sequence GTGTCGAAAATTACACCGATGATGCAACAATACTATGAGGTAAAAGAACAATATACGGATGCTTTTTTGTTTTTTCGGTTGGGAGATTTCTATGAACTGTTTTTCGACGATGCCGAATTGGCAGCCAGGGAGCTGGAAATCACCCTGACGCGCAGAGGGAAAGGGGAAGACGCGGCTCCCATGTGCGGGGTCCCGTATCATTCTTCCGAAAATTATATTGCCCGTTTAATCGATAAAGGATATAAAGTCGCGATCTGTGAACAAGTGGAAGACCCGCAAACAGCCAAAGGAGTTGTGAAGCGAGAAGTCATACGTGTTGTCACTCCGGGAACGATCATGGAAGAACGGGCCGTAACGGCGGATGCCAACCATTATATCGCGGCCTTGTCCGGCACGGATCATGAAAGGTTGGCCTATGTACGCACGGATTTAACGACAGGGGAAACCGATGGGGGCATCATCGGTTCCGAAGTGACCGATATTGAAAAAGCACTACTGGTTGATGGATTAAGAGAGGTTATTTTTCCGCGCGGGGAACTTCCGCCCGCGTGGGAAAAGTGGATAAAGACGGCGGCTTTAACGATCTCCTATGAAGAAAATGAGGCCATGCCCGATGCCTATGCCCATTTATACGATGGCTCGGATCCATCTGTTCGCGCTGCTTTCGGACGGGTGCTCCATTATTTGGCACGAACACAAAAACGTTCCCTCGCCCACCTGCAACCATTAGCCACGATTGAATCACAGGAATTTTTACAAATGGATCTACATACCCGGCGCAACTTGGAGCTCACCACTTCATTAAGGGAACGAAAAAAGAAAGGTTCCTTGTATGAACTGCTCGACGAGACAAAGACAGCGATGGGAAGCCGTCTGCTCCATCGTTTTTTGGAACGTCCATTAGCGAATAAAATGGAAGTGGAACGACGGCAGACGCTCGTTCATCAATTAGTGGATGACATGCTTACCCGTGCACAACTGCAGGATCAATTGCGCAATGTGTACGACCTGGAACGATTGGCGGGCCGCGTCGCGTATGGAAATGTTAATGCTCGTGAACTCGTGCAATTGCGAACGTCTTTGCAACAAGTGCCGGATATTGTTGAATTGTTGCCTGCACTTGGTGAGGAAGGTGTGCGTCTGACCGAAGATGTCGATATATGCGAAGCATTGCGTACACGCCTGGAAGCCGCGCTGGTGGATGATCCGCCGAACGCGATCCGCGAAGGAGGCATGATTCGGCGCGGCTTCCACGAAGAGCTCGATGAATACCGGGAAGCCAGCGAAAACGGGAAGACATGGCTCTCCAATCTTGAACACCAAGAGCGGGAAGCGACGGGAATAAAAAATTTAAAAGTAGGCTATAACCGTGTGTTCGGTTACTATATTGAAGTCTCCAGAGCGCAGTTGCCACACGTTCCCGACCATTTTGAACGGAAACAGACGCTGACAAACGCGGAGCGCTTTATCACTCCCGAATTAAAGGAAATGGAAAATCGCATTTTGGAAGCGGAAGAAAAAATGGAGCAATTGGAATTTGATCTTTTTAAAGGACTCCGGGAGGAAACAAGTGCGTACATTCCTCACCTGCAACAGCTTGCGCGAATGATTGCTTATGTCGATTGTTTGCAAAGTTTTGCCCAGGTCAGCGAAGAAAGGCGTTTCACACGTCCTCGCTTTTCCGAGCAGCGCACGATGTCGCTCATAAACAGCCGGCACCCTGTCGTTGAAACGACGTTGGACAGAGGAGCGTACGTTGCGAATGACGTCCATATGGATGAACGGCGGGAGCAATTACTCATTACCGGCCCGAATATGGCGGGCAAAAGTACGTACATGCGGCAAATCGCGATTCTTTCCGTGATGGCGCAAATCGGTTGTTTTGTGCCTGCAGACGAAGCGACTTTACCGCTGTTCGACAAGATTTTCACGCGCATTGGTGCCGCGGACGATCTCGTCAGCGGTCAAAGCACATTCATGGTGGAAATGCTTGAAACCAAACACGCTTTGAAGGAAGCAACGCCGGACAGTCTGATCCTCCTTGATGAAATTGGGAGAGGCACTTCTACATATGACGGCATGGCGCTTGCCCGTTCCATCGTGGAATATATTCACGAGCATATCGGGGCGAAAACGTTATTTTCCACCCATTATCATGAACTAACCATCCTGGAAGAGCAATTGGAAACACTATGGAATGTTCACGTGCGGGCAGAGGAAGAAGCGGGCGAAGTAATCTTTTTGCATAAAGTGGAAGAAGGGCGAGCCGATAAAAGTTACGGCATTCACGTTGCCCAATTGGCCCATCTTCCCGATACAGTGATTGAACGCGCGCGCACATTATTGGCTGAATATGAAAATGGACAAGTTCCGCGAGAAAATGCGAACGACATTCATGAACAGGTGCCGTTATTTACGTATGAAGAAGAAAAAAAACCGGCTCGTTCCGTTGATGAAAAAGAAACGTCCGAAGTTACAAAAGTGTCCGAGCAAATCCGTGATATGGATATTTTGAACATGACGCCGTTGGAAGCCATGCAAGCCATCAGCGAATGGCAAAAACAACTGCGTTCAAAAACTTAA
- the cotE gene encoding outer spore coat protein CotE, with amino-acid sequence MDHKKEHYREIITKAVCGKGKKFSKTTHTIKPAHRPSSILGCWVINHKYDAKRKGDSVEITGDYDINVWYSYDHNTKTDVASEKVSYKEHVPLKMRSDEVMTDDFDVIARATKQPNTVEASISKKDKEVNVEVEREFAAELVGETKISILVHPGKEDDYYRDIKWEDQVSDQELKDEIQPDFLGRRPGDFELMHDRDPKKGKDREEEVHGEKKD; translated from the coding sequence TTGGATCATAAAAAGGAGCATTACCGGGAAATCATCACAAAGGCGGTTTGCGGAAAAGGTAAAAAATTTTCAAAGACGACCCACACGATCAAGCCTGCCCATCGACCGTCAAGCATTCTCGGTTGTTGGGTCATTAACCACAAGTACGATGCCAAACGAAAAGGGGACAGTGTAGAGATCACCGGCGACTACGATATTAATGTATGGTACTCTTATGACCATAACACGAAAACAGACGTGGCCAGCGAGAAAGTATCGTACAAGGAGCATGTTCCGTTAAAGATGCGCTCCGATGAAGTGATGACGGACGATTTTGATGTGATTGCGCGGGCGACAAAACAGCCGAATACAGTCGAAGCATCCATCTCCAAGAAGGATAAAGAAGTCAATGTGGAAGTGGAACGGGAGTTTGCGGCAGAGCTCGTCGGGGAAACGAAGATCTCTATTCTCGTTCACCCGGGAAAAGAAGATGATTATTATCGCGACATAAAATGGGAGGATCAAGTATCCGACCAAGAACTGAAGGATGAAATTCAACCCGATTTCTTGGGACGACGGCCGGGCGATTTTGAGTTAATGCACGATCGTGATCCGAAAAAAGGAAAAGACAGGGAAGAAGAGGTCCATGGCGAAAAAAAAGACTAA
- a CDS encoding Dps family protein, with the protein MAKRQATEIKGQAGRVLEQDLNREFANMQVLYVKLHNYHWFVKGSHFFSLHGKFEELYNKTATFMDDYAEQMLAIQVKPLATMKDFLANATIEEASGNEDEQEMVETLAADLQALSNQLVELVDGLEEQNALSLADSIQGMARDFQKDGWMLRSYLGRD; encoded by the coding sequence ATGGCTAAACGACAAGCAACTGAAATTAAAGGGCAAGCCGGACGAGTGTTGGAGCAGGATTTGAACCGGGAATTTGCGAATATGCAAGTGTTATACGTAAAACTGCACAATTATCATTGGTTTGTAAAAGGCTCACATTTCTTTTCACTCCATGGGAAATTCGAGGAATTGTACAACAAGACGGCCACGTTCATGGATGATTATGCTGAGCAAATGCTCGCGATCCAGGTAAAACCGTTGGCAACGATGAAAGATTTTCTCGCCAACGCAACCATTGAAGAAGCTTCCGGAAACGAAGACGAACAGGAAATGGTGGAGACACTGGCCGCTGACCTACAAGCCCTAAGCAATCAATTGGTGGAACTTGTCGACGGACTCGAAGAACAAAATGCATTGTCTTTGGCGGATTCGATTCAGGGCATGGCCCGTGACTTCCAAAAAGACGGCTGGATGCTTCGGTCCTATTTGGGAAGAGACTAA
- a CDS encoding class I SAM-dependent methyltransferase, giving the protein MYTVDMKPYQVIVTTSRYPTLEMQTRASQLAERLQCSYETRYRKTITAFLQKTETVYMVGKDGRDRLYAGEEGDHPFFFHPSMAKIRVQRLMDAEADPLVAVAQLQPGDAFLDMTLGFGADSIVASYAVTADGWVTAVEKSPYIAEVVARGLRCHQEDLPALNKAMRRISVVQQDHFAYLQSVPENSFDVVYFDPMFTQGRSRSAHVEPLRALAHTGSLTEAVIREAKKAAKRSVVLKAERDSHLFERFGFHNVKKHRTVSYGTIQMEGGQEGEKTGNCGRWTHCGGKNDNRH; this is encoded by the coding sequence ATGTACACTGTAGATATGAAACCCTATCAAGTGATTGTCACGACGAGCCGCTATCCGACGCTGGAAATGCAAACGCGCGCATCGCAATTGGCCGAACGTCTTCAATGTTCATATGAGACGCGTTACCGAAAAACAATTACGGCTTTTTTGCAAAAAACGGAGACCGTATATATGGTCGGTAAAGATGGACGGGATAGGCTATACGCTGGAGAAGAGGGGGACCATCCGTTTTTTTTCCACCCGAGCATGGCAAAAATACGCGTTCAACGTCTCATGGACGCCGAAGCTGACCCGCTTGTTGCGGTTGCGCAATTACAGCCTGGAGACGCATTTCTGGATATGACGCTTGGCTTTGGCGCGGACAGCATTGTCGCGAGCTACGCCGTCACCGCCGATGGATGGGTAACCGCTGTTGAAAAAAGCCCCTATATCGCAGAAGTGGTGGCCAGAGGCTTGCGTTGCCACCAAGAAGACCTTCCGGCATTAAATAAGGCGATGCGAAGAATATCGGTCGTTCAACAAGATCACTTTGCTTATTTACAATCCGTGCCGGAAAATAGTTTTGATGTCGTTTATTTTGATCCTATGTTCACGCAGGGACGCTCGCGATCGGCACACGTCGAACCGCTGCGCGCCTTGGCTCATACAGGCAGCCTTACCGAAGCGGTTATTAGGGAAGCCAAAAAAGCGGCCAAACGCTCAGTTGTCCTAAAGGCAGAGCGAGACAGCCATCTTTTTGAGCGTTTTGGGTTTCACAATGTAAAGAAGCATCGAACCGTTTCGTACGGAACGATTCAGATGGAAGGTGGCCAGGAAGGTGAAAAAACCGGTAATTGTGGTCGTTGGACCCACTGCGGTGGGAAAAACGACAATCGGCATTGA
- the miaA gene encoding tRNA (adenosine(37)-N6)-dimethylallyltransferase MiaA: MKKPVIVVVGPTAVGKTTIGIEMAKHFSGEIINGDAFQVYKGLDIGTAKVSEEEKESIPHHLIDILDPTDTYSAARFRQDAHRKMADIGGRGHLPIVVGGTGMYIKGLTADWSFSETGRDQALRDRLEARAREEKGEIRLHEELQTLDPEAAERIHYRNVRKVIRALELLYAGKPPPDPVESENTTAKAYEVIMIGLTMERSLLYERIESRVDQMIASGLLSEVRALYDAGIRHTQSMKGIGYKELVAYLDGNYSWSEAIAQLKKNSRRFAKRQLTWFRNKEQVTWFELGEDGKQDVTEKIKAHLAGQLRRMSKD; the protein is encoded by the coding sequence GTGAAAAAACCGGTAATTGTGGTCGTTGGACCCACTGCGGTGGGAAAAACGACAATCGGCATTGAAATGGCGAAACACTTTTCGGGGGAAATCATTAATGGGGACGCTTTTCAAGTCTATAAGGGGTTGGACATTGGAACGGCGAAAGTGAGCGAAGAAGAAAAAGAAAGCATTCCCCATCACCTGATTGATATTCTTGATCCGACGGATACATATTCAGCCGCTCGCTTTCGCCAGGACGCCCATCGCAAAATGGCGGACATAGGGGGACGTGGACACCTTCCAATCGTAGTCGGCGGAACGGGAATGTATATCAAAGGATTAACGGCTGACTGGTCATTCAGTGAAACAGGAAGGGATCAAGCCCTCCGCGACCGACTGGAAGCGCGAGCCAGGGAAGAGAAGGGGGAGATCCGGCTGCATGAAGAATTGCAAACCCTTGACCCAGAAGCGGCCGAACGAATCCATTATCGCAATGTGCGAAAAGTGATTCGCGCCCTCGAACTGTTATATGCCGGCAAACCTCCTCCGGATCCCGTGGAAAGCGAAAACACGACGGCCAAGGCATATGAAGTGATTATGATCGGATTAACGATGGAACGTTCCTTGCTCTATGAACGGATCGAGTCCCGCGTCGACCAAATGATTGCCTCGGGGCTGTTGTCGGAAGTGCGTGCATTATACGATGCCGGTATCCGTCACACTCAATCGATGAAAGGGATCGGTTACAAAGAGCTCGTAGCATACCTTGACGGAAATTATTCATGGTCGGAAGCAATTGCTCAACTGAAGAAAAATTCACGGAGATTTGCGAAAAGACAGCTCACCTGGTTTCGAAACAAGGAACAAGTGACGTGGTTTGAACTTGGGGAAGATGGCAAGCAGGATGTGACTGAAAAAATTAAAGCACACCTTGCAGGACAATTAAGGCGCATGTCGAAAGATTAA
- the hfq gene encoding RNA chaperone Hfq: MKNVNIQDQFLNTLRKDNIPITIFLTNGFQLRGYLKAFDNFTIVIDTDGKQQLVYKHAISTFAPKQNVELQLEPND; this comes from the coding sequence ATGAAGAATGTTAACATTCAAGATCAATTTTTGAATACGCTGCGGAAAGATAATATCCCGATTACAATTTTTCTTACGAACGGATTTCAACTTCGGGGCTACTTGAAAGCATTTGACAATTTTACGATCGTCATTGATACGGATGGGAAGCAACAATTGGTTTACAAACATGCCATTTCCACCTTTGCCCCCAAGCAAAACGTTGAGTTGCAATTGGAACCCAACGATTAA